One Campylobacter concisus DNA segment encodes these proteins:
- the rpsU gene encoding 30S ribosomal protein S21, whose translation MPGIKVHPNESFDEGYRKFKKQTDRNLVVTEARARRFFEPKTEIRKKQKIAARKKMLKRLYMLRRYESRL comes from the coding sequence TTGCCTGGTATTAAGGTACATCCTAACGAGTCATTTGACGAGGGTTACAGAAAGTTTAAAAAACAAACTGACCGTAACTTAGTCGTAACTGAAGCAAGAGCTAGACGCTTCTTTGAGCCTAAAACTGAGATCCGCAAGAAACAAAAAATTGCAGCTCGCAAGAAAATGCTTAAACGTCTTTATATGCTTAGACGCTACGAGTCAAGACTCTAA
- a CDS encoding UPF0323 family lipoprotein: MKHIKKIATYAAVGGFGAIIMAGLAGCGSDDGGNENALNEVAQKNGAFVIIEESAPGVYKILEEYPSTETRVVLKDINGTERVLSKDEIDKLLAQANAKIDNNTSNLTRTSDAQLSSGGLSLGETILASAAGAILGSWIGSKLFGNQNFQANRQSTYKNPSAYTRSVDSFNKQKAANSAARSSGGKSGFFGGGSKSGSSSSSFGG, encoded by the coding sequence ATGAAACACATCAAAAAAATAGCAACTTATGCTGCGGTTGGGGGATTTGGTGCCATTATCATGGCTGGACTTGCTGGTTGTGGGAGCGACGATGGCGGCAATGAAAACGCACTAAACGAAGTTGCGCAAAAAAACGGCGCCTTTGTAATCATCGAAGAGAGCGCACCTGGCGTTTATAAAATTTTAGAAGAGTATCCAAGCACTGAAACGAGGGTCGTTTTAAAAGATATAAACGGCACAGAGCGCGTGCTAAGTAAAGATGAGATCGATAAGCTTCTAGCGCAAGCAAACGCAAAGATCGACAATAACACTTCAAATTTGACAAGAACTAGCGACGCACAGCTAAGTAGCGGCGGGCTAAGCCTTGGCGAGACGATCCTTGCCTCAGCAGCTGGCGCGATACTTGGTAGCTGGATAGGCAGTAAGCTCTTTGGCAACCAAAATTTCCAAGCAAATCGCCAAAGCACATATAAAAATCCAAGTGCCTATACAAGAAGTGTGGATAGTTTTAACAAGCAAAAAGCGGCAAATTCTGCTGCAAGAAGTAGTGGTGGCAAGAGTGGATTTTTCGGTGGTGGCTCAAAGTCAGGCTCTAGCTCATCAAGCTTTGGAGGCTGA
- a CDS encoding efflux RND transporter permease subunit, whose amino-acid sequence MFSRFFINRPIFATVISIIIVIAGFMGIKGLPIEEYPSLTPPTVSVTATYSGADAQTIADSVASAIEDQINGVENMLYMQSTSSSAGTMNISVYFKIGSSSKQATIDVNNRVQAALSRLPQEVQNMGVTVRERSGSILQVVGFTNPNMNLVELYNYVNLNIADEIKRVKGIGDTALIGNKEYSMRIWLKPDRLAKFKLTPSDVISQVKIQNSQYAAGKIGEQPSKGENPYVYSVVSEGRFKDPKQFGEILIKSEDGSVVKLKEVATVELGAASYASDAMLNGKPAVPLLLFLQNDANALATAEAVAAKLEELKKTYPVGLEHTIAYNPTEFITVSINEVIKTFIEAMLLVLVVMYFFLKSFRATIIPMLAVPVSIIGTFGGLYIMGFSINLITLFALILAIGIVVDDAIIVIENVERILHEDKNISVKDATFKAMEEVQTPVISIVLVLCAVFVPVSFMEGFVGVIQKQFALTLVVAVCISGFVALTLTPALCAVMLKKQENKPFWIVQKFNDFFDFSTRLFTAGVAKILKHVIISFIVIGIMGFATYGLFQKVPKGLVPSEDKGALLVITSLPPSTNMLKTKEEVKSISNAILSNPNVEFTMGFAGYDMLASSLRENSAISFIKLKDWSERKGATDGADALVGQFNGMLWGSKNSMTFVVNVPPIMGLSMTGGFEMYLQNKSGKSYNEIEADARKVTAAANARPELTGVRTTLETNYRQFKITVDKEKARLFGVSESEIFSTIAATFGSYYINDFNLAGKSYRVYARASDNFRNNPEDLRKIFVRSKDGGMVPLNSVATLTRSIGPDIVDRFNLFPAAKIMGDPKPGYTSGDAIRAIQEVVNDTLSSDEYAISWAGTAYQEVNSQGTGTVAFIFGMVFVFLILAAQYERWLIPLAVITAVPFAVFGSLLAVWIRGLTNDIYFEIGLLLLIGLAAKNAILIVEFAMQERESGKSIFESAVNAAKLRFRPIVMTSIAFTLGVFPMVISTGAGAASRHSLGTGVVGGMIASTTIAIFFVPMFYYLLENLNEKYWKKGAKKDEK is encoded by the coding sequence ATGTTTTCAAGATTTTTCATAAACCGCCCGATATTTGCAACTGTTATATCTATCATCATAGTTATAGCAGGTTTTATGGGTATCAAGGGGCTTCCAATAGAGGAGTATCCAAGTCTTACACCGCCTACTGTCTCTGTAACTGCGACATATAGCGGCGCTGATGCGCAGACGATCGCTGACTCAGTCGCAAGTGCCATTGAAGATCAGATAAATGGTGTTGAAAATATGCTTTATATGCAAAGCACCTCAAGCTCAGCTGGTACAATGAATATAAGTGTATATTTTAAGATCGGCTCATCGTCAAAACAAGCTACGATAGATGTAAATAACCGCGTCCAAGCTGCCCTTTCAAGGCTACCTCAAGAGGTGCAAAATATGGGCGTAACGGTGCGTGAAAGAAGTGGCTCGATCCTTCAAGTAGTTGGCTTTACAAATCCAAATATGAACCTAGTTGAGCTATATAACTATGTGAATTTAAACATCGCAGACGAGATCAAAAGAGTAAAAGGTATCGGCGATACAGCGCTCATTGGCAACAAAGAGTACTCAATGAGAATTTGGCTAAAGCCAGACAGACTTGCTAAGTTTAAACTAACTCCAAGCGACGTCATCTCTCAAGTAAAAATTCAAAACTCACAATACGCAGCCGGCAAGATCGGCGAGCAGCCATCAAAGGGTGAAAATCCTTATGTTTACTCGGTCGTTTCCGAGGGTCGTTTTAAAGATCCAAAGCAGTTTGGCGAAATTTTGATAAAGAGTGAGGACGGCAGTGTCGTAAAACTAAAAGAGGTCGCCACAGTCGAGCTTGGAGCTGCTAGCTACGCATCAGATGCTATGCTAAATGGTAAGCCAGCAGTGCCACTTTTGCTATTTTTGCAAAACGATGCAAACGCACTTGCAACTGCAGAGGCAGTCGCTGCAAAGCTTGAAGAGCTAAAGAAAACCTACCCAGTTGGTCTAGAGCACACCATAGCCTACAACCCAACTGAATTTATCACCGTCTCAATCAATGAGGTTATCAAAACTTTCATTGAGGCGATGCTACTTGTTCTTGTCGTAATGTACTTCTTCTTAAAGAGCTTTAGAGCCACCATCATACCGATGCTCGCCGTGCCAGTCTCTATCATAGGTACATTTGGCGGACTTTATATCATGGGCTTTAGTATAAATTTGATCACGCTTTTTGCCCTGATCCTAGCCATCGGTATCGTCGTGGATGACGCCATCATCGTTATAGAAAACGTCGAGAGAATTTTACATGAAGATAAAAACATAAGCGTAAAAGACGCGACATTTAAGGCAATGGAGGAGGTACAAACCCCAGTTATCTCTATCGTGCTCGTGCTTTGTGCGGTTTTCGTGCCAGTTTCATTTATGGAGGGCTTTGTTGGCGTTATACAAAAGCAGTTTGCGCTAACACTTGTTGTCGCCGTTTGTATCTCAGGCTTTGTCGCTCTTACTCTTACGCCAGCACTTTGTGCGGTTATGCTTAAAAAACAAGAGAACAAGCCATTTTGGATAGTTCAGAAATTTAACGACTTTTTTGACTTTAGCACTAGGCTCTTTACAGCAGGCGTGGCAAAAATTTTAAAACACGTCATCATTAGCTTTATAGTCATTGGCATAATGGGATTTGCGACGTATGGCCTTTTTCAAAAGGTGCCAAAAGGGCTTGTGCCTTCAGAAGATAAGGGCGCTTTGTTGGTTATCACCTCGCTTCCACCTTCAACAAATATGCTAAAGACCAAAGAAGAGGTAAAATCTATTAGTAACGCCATTTTGAGCAACCCAAATGTCGAATTTACCATGGGATTTGCAGGCTATGATATGCTAGCTAGCTCACTTAGAGAAAACTCAGCCATCAGCTTTATCAAGCTAAAAGACTGGAGCGAAAGAAAAGGTGCAACGGACGGTGCAGATGCCTTAGTAGGTCAGTTTAACGGCATGCTTTGGGGTTCAAAAAACTCAATGACCTTTGTCGTAAATGTGCCACCTATCATGGGTCTATCAATGACTGGCGGCTTTGAGATGTATCTACAAAATAAGAGCGGCAAGAGCTACAACGAGATAGAAGCGGATGCTAGAAAGGTAACTGCAGCTGCAAACGCAAGGCCTGAGCTAACTGGCGTAAGAACGACGCTTGAGACAAACTACCGCCAGTTTAAGATAACAGTTGATAAAGAAAAGGCAAGGCTATTTGGCGTAAGCGAGAGCGAAATTTTTAGCACGATAGCAGCTACTTTTGGCTCTTACTACATAAACGACTTCAACCTTGCAGGTAAATCATACCGCGTATATGCAAGGGCAAGCGATAACTTTAGAAACAACCCTGAGGATCTAAGAAAAATTTTCGTCCGCTCAAAAGATGGCGGCATGGTGCCATTAAATTCAGTAGCGACGCTCACAAGATCGATCGGACCTGATATCGTTGATAGATTTAACCTCTTTCCAGCGGCTAAGATCATGGGCGATCCAAAACCTGGCTACACATCAGGCGATGCGATAAGAGCGATACAAGAGGTCGTAAATGACACACTAAGTAGTGATGAGTACGCTATAAGCTGGGCTGGAACGGCGTATCAAGAGGTAAATTCTCAAGGAACAGGCACAGTCGCCTTTATATTTGGTATGGTCTTTGTCTTTTTGATCCTTGCGGCTCAGTACGAAAGATGGCTCATCCCACTTGCAGTCATAACTGCCGTGCCGTTTGCAGTATTTGGCTCGTTGCTAGCTGTTTGGATAAGAGGGCTGACAAACGATATCTACTTTGAGATCGGACTCTTGCTACTCATCGGTCTAGCGGCCAAAAACGCCATTTTGATCGTAGAATTTGCTATGCAAGAGCGCGAGAGCGGAAAGAGCATATTTGAATCAGCTGTAAATGCGGCCAAACTTCGCTTTAGACCTATCGTAATGACCTCGATCGCATTTACTCTAGGCGTTTTCCCAATGGTTATAAGCACGGGTGCTGGCGCTGCATCTCGTCACTCACTAGGAACTGGCGTAGTTGGCGGTATGATCGCATCAACAACGATAGCGATATTTTTCGTGCCTATGTTTTACTATTTGCTTGAAAATTTAAATGAAAAATACTGGAAAAAGGGAGCAAAAAAAGATGAGAAATAA
- a CDS encoding efflux RND transporter periplasmic adaptor subunit — MLKFKSFLVLSAAVFFFSGCFESGDKKAAAGRQMPPSHVDIFVAQKADVPISFDYTATVTSNQDVIIYPKVGGTIIKQFFKPGDKVKTGEKLFLIDPEKYEASFDSLDAAVGVANANLKNAQTEFKRISALYKKNAVSQKDYDAAVAAYDIANATLVSAKATLKNAKIDLGYTTITAPFDGVVGDNKVDVGSLVVASQTQLVRLTKINPIEADFYIADVDNLSRKTNLDSGAWQQLNSEAVLNLNNENFTGKVIFIDNVVNTATGSVLAKASFDNSEGKILPGAFGHIKMSGFVQKNAFNIPQVALQQSATNTYVLVVKDGKVGQKNVKTSYQTKDMVVVTEGLEEGDKIIVNNFLKIGVGAPVETDKDLSANFLNKDANATSSK, encoded by the coding sequence ATGTTGAAATTTAAAAGTTTTCTTGTGCTTTCGGCTGCCGTTTTTTTCTTTTCTGGCTGCTTTGAAAGTGGTGACAAAAAGGCTGCTGCAGGCCGTCAAATGCCACCATCTCACGTTGATATTTTCGTTGCACAAAAAGCAGATGTGCCTATTAGTTTTGACTATACAGCCACAGTTACTAGCAACCAAGATGTCATCATCTATCCAAAGGTTGGCGGCACGATCATAAAGCAGTTTTTTAAGCCAGGCGATAAGGTAAAGACTGGAGAGAAGTTATTTCTCATAGATCCAGAAAAATACGAGGCTAGCTTTGACTCGCTTGACGCAGCTGTTGGCGTGGCAAATGCAAATTTAAAAAATGCGCAGACTGAGTTTAAAAGAATTTCTGCCCTTTATAAGAAAAATGCAGTCTCTCAAAAAGACTACGACGCAGCCGTTGCAGCTTATGACATCGCAAATGCAACTTTAGTAAGCGCAAAAGCAACTTTAAAAAATGCCAAGATCGATCTTGGCTATACAACTATCACGGCTCCATTTGACGGCGTTGTTGGCGATAATAAAGTAGATGTTGGCTCACTTGTAGTAGCAAGCCAAACTCAGCTTGTAAGACTAACAAAAATAAATCCGATCGAGGCTGACTTTTACATCGCAGACGTGGATAATCTAAGCAGAAAAACAAATTTAGATAGTGGCGCTTGGCAGCAACTAAATAGCGAGGCTGTCTTAAATTTAAACAATGAAAATTTCACTGGCAAAGTGATATTTATAGATAACGTCGTAAATACCGCGACTGGCAGCGTTTTGGCAAAGGCTAGTTTTGATAACAGCGAGGGTAAAATTTTGCCAGGTGCGTTTGGTCATATAAAGATGAGTGGATTTGTGCAAAAAAATGCCTTTAACATCCCACAAGTTGCCCTTCAACAAAGCGCTACAAACACTTATGTTTTGGTCGTGAAAGATGGCAAAGTAGGTCAAAAAAATGTAAAAACTAGCTACCAAACAAAAGATATGGTCGTAGTGACTGAGGGTCTTGAAGAGGGCGATAAGATAATAGTTAATAACTTCCTTAAAATCGGAGTTGGCGCACCAGTAGAAACTGATAAAGACCTAAGCGCAAATTTCTTAAACAAAGATGCAAATGCTACAAGTAGCAAGTAA
- a CDS encoding TetR/AcrR family transcriptional regulator has translation MAISEKGKKRYELIVKTALELFLKNGYEKTSLSDIVAISGGSLASIYTFFESKEGLFQAIIEQEIDALIKEVDERIDLKISHSLEEFLTKFATIIFSIVCTKKSVLLSRTMISESSKNGGKLGRVFLDQILNRIDLVLINFFERDEIKAQLNPKFPAKFAAKCFIENVKGSHYYNALILDEEPKLSKKEREEHVALCVELFLNGIVKR, from the coding sequence ATGGCGATCTCAGAAAAAGGCAAAAAACGATACGAACTCATCGTAAAAACAGCGCTTGAGCTATTTTTAAAAAATGGCTACGAAAAGACAAGCCTTAGCGATATCGTGGCGATAAGTGGCGGCTCGCTTGCTAGTATTTACACTTTTTTTGAGAGCAAGGAGGGGCTTTTTCAAGCGATCATCGAGCAAGAGATAGATGCGCTTATAAAAGAGGTCGATGAGAGGATAGATCTTAAAATTTCTCATAGCTTGGAGGAGTTTTTAACCAAATTTGCAACCATCATCTTCTCCATCGTCTGCACCAAAAAAAGCGTCTTGCTTAGCAGGACTATGATAAGCGAGAGCTCTAAAAATGGTGGCAAGCTTGGCAGGGTATTTTTGGATCAAATTTTAAATAGGATCGACCTTGTGCTTATAAATTTCTTTGAAAGAGATGAGATAAAAGCCCAGCTTAATCCAAAATTTCCAGCCAAATTTGCTGCAAAATGCTTTATAGAAAATGTAAAGGGGTCACATTACTACAACGCCCTCATATTAGACGAGGAGCCAAAACTAAGCAAAAAAGAGCGTGAAGAGCACGTTGCCTTGTGTGTTGAGCTATTTTTAAATGGGATTGTTAAAAGATAA
- a CDS encoding UPF0323 family lipoprotein: MKHIKKIATYAAVGGFGAIIMAGLAGCGSDDGGNENALNEVAQKNGAFVIIEESAPGVYKILEEYPSTETRVVLKDINGTERVLGYDEIEDLLTRESDTEDSNTLNSTKESDAQLSSGGLSLGETILSSAAGAILGSWIGSKLIGNLTYQAVRQASSYAHQSVYSRSSESYSKSKRRYRTSSDSSTKSSGRSGFFSGGKKSHLHFGG, translated from the coding sequence ATGAAACACATTAAAAAGATAGCAACTTATGCTGCGGTTGGAGGATTTGGTGCCATTATCATGGCTGGACTTGCTGGTTGCGGAAGCGACGATGGCGGCAATGAAAACGCACTAAACGAAGTTGCGCAAAAAAACGGCGCCTTTGTCATCATCGAAGAGAGCGCGCCTGGCGTTTATAAAATTTTAGAAGAGTATCCAAGCACTGAAACTAGGGTCGTTTTAAAAGATATAAACGGCACCGAGCGCGTGCTAGGCTATGACGAGATAGAAGATCTACTAACTCGTGAAAGTGATACAGAAGATAGCAATACGTTAAATTCAACAAAAGAGAGCGACGCACAGCTAAGTAGCGGTGGTCTAAGCCTTGGCGAGACGATACTATCCTCAGCAGCCGGCGCGATACTTGGTAGTTGGATAGGCAGTAAGCTTATTGGTAACTTAACCTATCAAGCAGTTCGTCAAGCAAGTAGTTATGCTCATCAGAGCGTTTATTCAAGAAGTTCTGAAAGTTATAGCAAGAGTAAGAGAAGGTATAGAACCTCAAGCGATAGCTCAACTAAAAGCAGTGGCAGAAGCGGGTTCTTTAGTGGTGGCAAAAAATCACATTTACACTTTGGAGGATAA
- a CDS encoding glutathionylspermidine synthase family protein — MINLKKIEPLNNEFMEKIGFAWHTDNDNSSYIADEIVQVSEKEANAYYEAANELYDMYVNAAQHVIDNNLFHEIGIPFNLVDIIKNSWENDVHWHLYGRFDLAGGLDGKPIKLIEFNADTPTAVFETAIIQWAMLKLNHMDEAAQFNDLYESLKQNFKRLITLGDEDADFDELYEGWGILFSSIAGSIEDEQTVKLLQYIAKEAGFETDFAYVDEVVFNDDEGIFKGDANFEYWFKLVPWESIAIDEGELALILSNIIKNQKAIIINPAYTLLFQSKGILKILWDLYPNHPLLLETSNEPLKGKKYVKKPVFGREGANVSIYDENGAQIASNDGEYDSNKAIYQEFYEFNQDERGESYQAGVFYAYEACALGYRKGGKILDNYSKFVGHFIKD; from the coding sequence ATGATAAATTTAAAAAAGATAGAACCATTAAACAACGAATTTATGGAGAAAATAGGCTTTGCATGGCATACAGATAACGACAACAGCTCGTATATCGCAGATGAGATCGTGCAAGTAAGCGAAAAAGAGGCAAATGCCTACTACGAGGCGGCAAACGAGCTATATGATATGTATGTAAATGCCGCTCAACACGTGATCGACAACAACCTTTTTCACGAGATAGGCATACCATTTAACCTTGTTGATATCATAAAAAATAGCTGGGAAAATGACGTTCATTGGCACCTTTATGGCAGGTTTGACCTGGCGGGCGGGCTTGATGGTAAGCCTATAAAGCTCATTGAGTTTAACGCCGACACGCCAACGGCAGTTTTTGAGACGGCGATCATCCAGTGGGCGATGCTAAAGCTAAATCACATGGACGAAGCGGCCCAGTTTAACGACCTTTACGAGTCGCTAAAGCAAAATTTCAAACGCCTTATCACGCTTGGCGACGAGGATGCTGACTTTGACGAGCTTTACGAGGGCTGGGGGATACTCTTTAGCAGCATCGCTGGCAGTATCGAGGACGAGCAGACCGTAAAACTACTGCAATACATCGCAAAAGAGGCTGGCTTTGAAACAGACTTTGCCTACGTTGATGAGGTCGTTTTTAACGATGATGAGGGCATTTTTAAAGGCGATGCAAATTTCGAGTACTGGTTTAAGCTTGTCCCTTGGGAGAGCATAGCGATCGATGAGGGCGAGCTGGCTCTGATACTTTCAAACATCATCAAAAACCAAAAAGCTATCATCATAAATCCAGCCTACACGCTACTTTTCCAAAGCAAAGGAATTTTAAAAATCCTTTGGGATCTATATCCTAATCACCCGCTCTTGCTTGAGACCTCAAATGAGCCACTAAAAGGCAAAAAATATGTGAAAAAGCCAGTATTTGGCAGAGAAGGTGCAAACGTCTCGATATACGATGAAAACGGCGCACAAATAGCAAGCAATGACGGCGAATACGACTCAAACAAAGCCATCTATCAAGAATTTTACGAGTTTAACCAAGATGAGAGAGGCGAGAGCTACCAAGCTGGCGTATTTTACGCTTATGAAGCGTGCGCGCTTGGATATAGAAAGGGCGGTAAAATTTTAGATAACTACTCTAAATTTGTAGGACATTTCATTAAGGACTAA
- the ccoG gene encoding cytochrome c oxidase accessory protein CcoG translates to MSKDIHFSYAKRRYIFFACITLFVFILPFIRINDAQLFLLSFDKSRVDLFFTKFDMQELYLMPFLFITLFLSIFFLTTLAGRVWCGWSCPQTIFRTLFRDLLQTKILKIRKNIQNKQNEPQGQILKRAIAVGIWSVLALIIAANFMWFFVPPFEFLAYISDPAEHKILLAFWLGIAAWLVYDVVILKENFCVYVCPYARVQSVMFDSDTIQVIYNQKRGGVIYEGREKFKKPKEDGALCTGCEACVRICPTHIDIRKGMQLECINCLECSDACAKVMGHFNESSLIEWRSINSQNENKKVKIFRFRTVAYLVILCATLVAAALMSGKKESMLLNINRTSELYKVLGQGEVENSYVFLVQNTQNKEHTFFFEIDDKSIEISRPSKPITLKAGAKQKVIVTLKSKNENTSEKDLLKHINIRAYATDEPTISVQRASTFIYPKR, encoded by the coding sequence ATGTCAAAGGACATTCACTTTAGCTACGCCAAGAGGCGTTACATTTTTTTCGCCTGTATCACGTTATTTGTATTTATTTTGCCATTTATTAGGATAAACGACGCGCAGCTATTTTTGCTGAGCTTTGATAAGAGCAGGGTCGATCTATTTTTTACAAAATTTGATATGCAAGAGCTATATTTGATGCCATTTTTGTTTATCACTTTGTTTTTAAGCATATTTTTCCTAACGACGCTTGCAGGGCGAGTTTGGTGCGGTTGGAGCTGTCCGCAGACCATTTTTAGAACGCTCTTTCGTGACCTTTTGCAAACTAAAATTTTAAAGATCAGAAAAAATATCCAAAACAAACAAAATGAGCCACAAGGTCAAATTTTAAAACGTGCAATAGCAGTTGGAATTTGGTCTGTTTTGGCTCTTATCATAGCTGCAAATTTCATGTGGTTTTTTGTGCCGCCATTTGAGTTTTTAGCCTATATAAGTGACCCCGCGGAGCATAAAATTTTACTTGCATTTTGGCTTGGTATAGCAGCTTGGCTAGTCTATGATGTGGTCATTTTAAAAGAGAATTTCTGCGTCTATGTCTGCCCGTATGCGAGGGTGCAGTCAGTTATGTTTGATAGCGACACGATACAAGTTATTTATAATCAAAAACGAGGCGGCGTCATATATGAGGGCCGGGAGAAATTTAAAAAGCCAAAAGAAGATGGCGCACTTTGCACTGGCTGCGAAGCCTGTGTGAGGATATGCCCAACACATATAGATATAAGAAAAGGCATGCAGCTTGAGTGCATAAACTGCCTTGAATGTAGCGATGCGTGCGCTAAAGTGATGGGACATTTTAACGAGAGCTCACTCATCGAGTGGAGAAGTATAAATTCTCAAAATGAAAATAAAAAGGTGAAAATTTTTAGATTTAGAACGGTTGCCTATCTAGTCATTTTGTGCGCTACTTTAGTAGCTGCAGCGCTGATGAGCGGCAAAAAAGAGAGCATGCTTTTAAATATAAATAGAACCAGCGAGCTTTACAAGGTTTTAGGGCAAGGTGAAGTCGAAAACTCATACGTCTTTTTGGTACAAAATACCCAAAATAAAGAGCATACATTTTTCTTTGAGATAGATGATAAAAGTATAGAAATTTCTCGCCCAAGCAAGCCGATCACGCTAAAAGCTGGCGCAAAGCAAAAGGTCATCGTCACGCTAAAATCAAAAAATGAAAACACGAGCGAAAAAGATCTTTTAAAACATATAAATATAAGAGCTTACGCCACTGACGAGCCAACTATCAGCGTGCAAAGGGCTAGCACCTTTATCTATCCTAAAAGATGA
- a CDS encoding FAD-dependent oxidoreductase, with protein MISRRKFIKTSLAATTLAALNLEASANEPKWDKEFDVLIVGSGLSANVAGIVLAEAGLKVALIEKMSRLGGNSVISQLDFACVGSDEQIDAGIKDSIELFVKDLNKAGKGFNDVAQSLRIAENSKRSYEFVKARGVKFASKLKHLGGHSVARSLETEGGGGAFVQTLNSHFESKGGTSLKRVKADEIIFDESGKVAGLKVREEYKFDKSLADDDMQNTTGDSKFYKANKAVIFASGGYSADKEFKAAQNPRLALAKTPSSPGATAGALKTMLAAGATPIQLSLGRYSFGIPTEDLVFSMIVDGKNSKRFMNEDGDRQGLSDKILENMQDNSSDKFAVIIFDEVGFGSSHDPKRLNKFVEDGKMKKFQNLDELAKEFGLNLEVLNSEIKRYNENIEKKDDSDFKKDLSKVNPILKAPFYGMLAAPGISYTPGGVRVSLNFEVLGLKDNMPIKNLYAIGEATGGIHGYARLTSCSTPDCISSGLIAAEHILKA; from the coding sequence ATGATTTCTAGGCGAAAATTTATAAAGACAAGTTTAGCAGCCACAACACTAGCTGCTTTAAATTTAGAGGCGTCAGCGAATGAGCCAAAATGGGATAAGGAATTTGACGTACTTATCGTTGGTAGCGGACTTAGCGCAAATGTAGCTGGCATAGTTTTGGCTGAGGCTGGGCTAAAGGTAGCGCTGATTGAAAAAATGTCAAGACTTGGCGGTAACTCGGTCATTTCGCAACTTGACTTTGCCTGCGTTGGATCAGACGAGCAGATAGATGCTGGCATAAAAGACTCCATAGAACTTTTTGTCAAAGATCTAAACAAGGCTGGCAAGGGCTTTAACGACGTCGCACAATCTTTACGTATAGCTGAGAATTCGAAACGATCGTATGAATTTGTAAAGGCAAGAGGTGTTAAATTTGCTAGCAAACTAAAACATCTTGGCGGACATAGCGTAGCTAGAAGCTTAGAGACAGAGGGCGGTGGTGGAGCCTTTGTTCAGACTTTAAATTCGCACTTTGAAAGTAAAGGCGGGACAAGTCTTAAGCGCGTAAAGGCTGATGAGATTATATTTGACGAAAGTGGCAAGGTAGCAGGCTTAAAGGTGAGAGAAGAGTATAAATTTGATAAGAGCTTGGCTGATGATGACATGCAAAATACAACAGGTGATAGCAAATTTTACAAAGCAAATAAAGCTGTCATCTTTGCAAGCGGTGGATATTCGGCAGATAAGGAATTTAAAGCCGCTCAAAATCCAAGACTAGCCCTTGCTAAAACACCTTCAAGCCCAGGCGCAACAGCTGGAGCGCTAAAAACCATGCTAGCAGCTGGAGCAACGCCTATACAGCTAAGTCTTGGCAGGTACTCTTTTGGTATCCCAACAGAAGACCTAGTCTTTTCAATGATAGTTGATGGTAAAAACTCAAAAAGATTTATGAATGAAGATGGCGACAGGCAGGGCTTGTCAGATAAAATTTTAGAAAATATGCAAGATAACAGCTCAGATAAATTTGCAGTGATAATCTTTGATGAGGTTGGTTTTGGAAGTAGCCACGATCCAAAAAGGCTAAACAAATTTGTAGAAGATGGAAAGATGAAGAAATTTCAAAATTTAGATGAGTTGGCAAAGGAATTTGGGCTAAATTTAGAGGTTTTAAACAGCGAGATCAAGCGATATAATGAAAATATAGAGAAAAAAGACGATAGTGACTTTAAAAAGGACCTTAGCAAGGTAAATCCTATCTTGAAAGCTCCGTTTTACGGCATGCTAGCGGCTCCTGGCATAAGCTACACGCCAGGTGGAGTAAGGGTTAGTTTAAATTTTGAAGTGCTAGGCTTAAAAGATAATATGCCTATTAAAAATTTATATGCCATAGGCGAAGCAACAGGCGGAATTCACGGCTATGCAAGGCTAACAAGCTGCTCTACACCAGACTGCATTAGTTCTGGTTTGATAGCTGCTGAGCATATTTTGAAAGCTTAA